A genomic region of Homalodisca vitripennis isolate AUS2020 chromosome 5, UT_GWSS_2.1, whole genome shotgun sequence contains the following coding sequences:
- the LOC124363763 gene encoding fibroin heavy chain-like — MRFHLHLLLSLLGLFILKDCSIDARPLEEDDLSTIIQEAFPQHFTGPEKAIDSVAGANAGSYGSAGGSGADSVASANAGSYGSAGGSGAGSVAGANAGSYGSAGGSGAGSVAGANAGSYGSAGGSGAGSVAGANAGSYGSAGGSGAGSVAGANAGSYGSAGGSGAGSVAGANAGSYGNAGGSGAGSVAGANAGSYGSAGGAGAGSVAGANAGSYGNAGGSGAGSVAGANAGSFGSAGGSGAGSVAGANAGSFGNAGGSGAGSVAGANAGSFGSAGGLGAGSVAGANAGSFGNAGGLGAGSVAGANAGSFGNAGGFGAGSVAGANAGSFGNAGGFGAGSVAGANAGSFGSAGGLGAGSVAGANAGSFGIAGGLGAGSVAGANAGSFGIAGGLGAGSLAGANAGSFGSAGGFGAGSVAGANAGSFGSAGGFGAGSVAGANAGSFGSAGGFGAGSLAGANAGSFGSAGGLGAGSVAGANAGSFGNIGSFNRPNFWDLYK; from the exons ATGAGATTCCATCTACACCTTCTGTTGAGTCTGCTCGGTCTCTTCATCTTGAAAG ACTGTAGCATTGATGCTAGACCACTAGAGGAAGACGACCTTTCAAC AATAATTCAAGAAGCATTCCCCCAACATTTTACAGGACCAGAAAAAGCAATTGATTCAGTGGCCGGGGCTAATGCAGGATCATATGGAAGTGCAGGAGGTTCAGGAGCTGATTCAGTGGCCAGTGCTAATGCAGGATCATATGGAAGTGCAGGAGGTTCAGGAGCTGGTTCAGTAGCCGGTGCTAATGCAGGATCATATGGAAGTGCAGGAGGTTCCGGAGCTGGTTCAGTAGCCGGTGCTAATGCAGGATCATATGGAAGTGCAGGAGGTTCCGGAGCTGGCTCAGTGGCCGGTGCTAATGCAGGATCATATGGAAGTGCAGGAGGTTCCGGAGCTGGTTCAGTAGCCGGTGCTAATGCAGGATCATATGGAAGTGCAGGAGGTTCCGGAGCTGGTTCAGTAGCCGGTGCTAATGCAGGATCATATGGAAATGCAGGAGGTTCCGGAGCTGGTTCAGTAGCCGGTGCTAATGCAGGATCATATGGAAGTGCAGGAGGTGCCGGAGCAGGTTCAGTAGCCGGTGCTAATGCAGGATCATATGGAAATGCAGGAGGTTCCGGAGCTGGCTCAGTAGCCGGTGCTAATGCAGGATCATTTGGAAGTGCAGGAGGTTCCGGAGCAGGTTCAGTAGCCGGTGCTAATGCAGGATCATTTGGAAATGCAGGAGGTTCCGGAGCTGGCTCAGTAGCCGGTGCTAATGCAGGATCATTTGGAAGTGCAGGAGGTTTAGGTGCTGGCTCAGTGGCCGGGGCTAATGCAGGATCATTTGGAAATGCAGGAGGTTTAGGTGCTGGCTCAGTGGCCGGGGCAAATGCAGGATCATTTGGAAATGCAGGAGGTTTTGGTGCTGGCTCAGTGGCCGGGGCAAATGCAGGATCATTTGGAAATGCAGGAGGTTTTGGTGCTGGCTCAGTGGCCGGGGCTAATGCAGGATCATTTGGAAGTGCAGGAGGTTTAGGTGCTGGCTCAGTGGCCGGCGCTAATGCAGGGTCTTTTGGAATTGCAGGAGGTTTAGGTGCTGGCTCAGTGGCCGGGGCCAATGCAGGGTCTTTTGGAATTGCAGGAGGTTTAGGTGCTGGCTCATTGGCCGGGGCTAATGCAGGATCATTTGGAAGCGCAGGAGGTTTTGGTGCTGGCTCAGTGGCCGGGGCTAATGCAGGATCATTTGGAAGCGCAGGAGGTTTTGGTGCTGGCTCAGTGGCCGGGGCTAATGCAGGATCATTTGGAAGTGCAGGAGGTTTTGGTGCTGGCTCACTGGCCGGGGCTAATGCAGGATCATTTGGAAGCGCAGGAGGTTTAGGTGCTGGCTCAGTGGCCGGGGCTAATGCAGGATCATTTGGGAATATAGGTAGTTTTAACAGACCAAACTTCTGGGACCTTTACAAGTAA